In Arachis hypogaea cultivar Tifrunner chromosome 7, arahy.Tifrunner.gnm2.J5K5, whole genome shotgun sequence, the genomic window TGAAATTTTAGCACTCTCAGTATAATCAATCACATAAATTCTTGTACTTCTCAACGGTCTATTAATCAAAGAGCCACTACAATAATACCAATATTATAATATGCACTTCCTGATGGATTAAATATACATTTCAGTCAATAAGCAAGATATATAACTATATATTCAAAATGCATAAGCCTATACCAACCGTAAACCTCTTTTAAGACTTTGATGAGTATATTAATTACAAAATATAGAGGCTTTACTATGATTATACAACATTAGATCCTAAAATCATAAACATGCACAAAATATATATTACCATTACTGATTGCGTTCCTCTTAAATTGCACCAGCTTCCTTCATTAAGTCGTATAATGCACCATGGCGATCTTCAAAGGGAACACCAAAAAATTCTCGTTTTGCTCTTTCATCTCTACAGAGAAAACGATAGCAACTCCAAAAGATCTCTTTGACAACACCCAATTTCTTTAACTCGTTGTACACATCATTTTCAGAGTAAACTCGAGTCCTACTTTGTTCTAAGAATGTAATTCCTCTCTCAACAGCTTGAGCTTGCATCTTGGCAACTTGAATTTGTTCTTCAGCTATCAGAACTTGTCTTTCAGCTAGCATAACTTGTTTTTCAGCTGTTTCCGCTTGCCTTTCAGCAGTTAATGCTTGCTTCGTAGCAATATCAAGTGATTTATCATAATAACTATTCCCATCCTTCAACATATCTGTCAATCCTTGGATACCTTTACTCATTCGTTCCATATCAGCTTCAAATAAACCACTCATTGGTGCTTTACGCTTAGCACCTCTATGATTCTCTTGTGTTCCGTTAGATTGGTTTGAGTTACCTAAATTTGGGCTTTCCTCTGCAACAAAGCTAGTTGAATGAGTAGTAGGCTGCCAATCATTCCACTCACAGTCAAACCCCTGATATTCATCATCATTCAAATTAATTGGCTCCTTCATCTTGGCCATACTTTTGTTTCTTTCCTTGGCACTTCCAGCAAGATTTCCAGTTGCTCTGTCTTGACcgtatataaaatatagtttatcaTAATGTTTAATGGGAGTTCGCATCCACTTTTTTGCATCTGGTCTTGCCTATATAAAACACCAATGCATATATGTTAATTCAAATATACGGTTTTCTTTCCTTAAGTTGTCACTagtttcataaataaatatatacaaaagcaATAGCTTCCTGAAAATCTAGTCCTCACATATAATTTATTTGGATACATTTTTTAGATGAAGGAAGCATATATTGTGTGTAAATATGACTCTTGTGAAGAATTCTAATCATTTAGAATCACAGGGCAAAATAATTTCATACTGCAACTTATCCTGCGCAAAGGAATCTATAAACTTTAGAAGCAACTTATTATGATACTAATTACCTTAATTAAATCCGCCCAAACTTCAGGTTCAGCGGTAAAGGGTTTGGTATCTGGATTCCATGAAAATCCACTTAAGTTATGAAACAGATCATAACAAACTCCAAAGTGATCCTTCAAAGTCTTCAGTCTATTCTTAAGATTATCTTTACGAAGATGGTTTCCGAACGAAGCTTTTAGAGTTGCAAGGACGTTGTCATATGCAGTTGTTGTAAAAGTACCATCAACTCTGTTTCCTTTGCTACATTCCTCTATCAAAGCATCAAGAAAAGCTGCATCCATTTCTTCGGTCCATCTTAAATTGTCTTTGCTTGATGTGTCACCTTGAGATGCCATCTTTTTTGCCATTAGGCCTTAACCTGAAAAATTAAGaactaaattataaaaacaatcttctataaaataaatTCAATGGAATAATAATGTAGAAAGTGTTAATAATGAATTCATCAATTAAGCAGGAATATTACATTCAGAAGTAATTCCTATAATAcaagtaatttaattaatttcagaAAATAATTATCATCATTAGTGAATGTTTCAACTGCACACTGCATACATAGTAATGTCATGCTTTTCACGATACTCATGAGAATTACACCTTTCAAAATATTAATTTGACACTTAATACTCATAACAGTCACATGATATTCACACATTACATTTAATTTGGTTCAAAAAATTTCATTCCCCTTCATAAGGATGAAGTATCAAATAAATCTCATCTTTCCATTTGATAGTCAGCCCACATTTGAGCCGCCATGTTATCTCTAAGCGCTGCACCTCGCCTGTAATCTTCATTTACttcttctctttcctcattagtGGCTTCTGGattattattttgtaattctcGATCAACTTGAGAAATTAAGTGTTGGTCAGGATCCACACCCATCAAAAAGTTGTGGAGTATAATGCATGCTAGGACAATGTCAACCATAACCTCTATGTCATAATATGGTTCTGTACCACCTGCTATAAttgcaaatctttttttcaaaactccAAATGATCGTTCGATCACATTTCGTAACGAAGAATGACGGAGGTTAAAtaattcatatgcattttcaggtTCACGGCCAGCAAACTCCTTTAAATGGTATCTTACGCCTCGATATGGAGTTATTAGAGCATGTTTAAGCATGAATCCAGCATCCCCAAGATAAAACTTtcctaaaaaaaatcatatagaaATACTATACTTTAGATATCACCACTTTATTTAAACATATGAAAGTTTTTTTTAATAGATAAACCTTTTGGAATTTTGAGCCTATCATCCCTTGATAGTGCACTTTTAAGAACTTTAGAGTCAGATGCGGTGCCTTCCCATCCTGCTAAAGCATATGTAAATTTCATATCAAAGCCACACGCAGCAAGTACATTCTGAGTTGGCCATTCTTTTCTACCACGAAATCTAGGTTGATCAGCTATTGGAACCTTGACTCTGACATGTGTACCATCAATGGCTCCAATACAGTCCTATATATAtaacttaattaaaaagaaaaattttgtacTGTATACTAATTATGATTGTCTACTTCAATGAACAACTAATCATACCTTAAAATATGGATAAAATCTATTGCTATGAAGAATCTCTGAAGGAATGGTTGTTCCGGAAGGTTGCTGAAGAAATTCTTCTTCAAGTGATATTACAGCTCTTAGAACAGCATGAAAATTACGACTGATTGTCTCTCCAGACCGGTGGAAGAAAAATGAAATGGTTCTATTTTTAACATTATGAGCTATAATGTATAAGAATCTAGCTACTTGCTCCTCAACTGTGACATGTATAGTATCTTTGACATGACCGGTTGCCCTTAATTTTGTGCATAACTCTAGAAAGGCATGTGGGCCCATTCGTAAAATATCACGACACCTATTAGTTTCGCGTAACTGTTGTAACAGAGTGGTTCGAATCTGTTCTCTCCCAATAATGTGATCTCTTATGGGTTTCTCAACTTTCTTGGCCATCACATTCAGTAAGTATAACATGTGTACAGTATAACACAGCATTGTTATTGTACAAAGTTGCTTATCCCTCTTCCAATTTTCTTTGAGAACAGTTAATAAATAT contains:
- the LOC112701530 gene encoding uncharacterized protein; this translates as MKNIFFDDFPLFQIWNPITVENQEHRLAVSIGNQGLIYTVEGQEYLLTVLKENWKRDKQLCTITMLCYTVHMLYLLNVMAKKVEKPIRDHIIGREQIRTTLLQQLRETNRCRDILRMGPHAFLELCTKLRATGHVKDTIHVTVEEQVARFLYIIAHNVKNRTISFFFHRSGETISRNFHAVLRAVISLEEEFLQQPSGTTIPSEILHSNRFYPYFKDCIGAIDGTHVRVKVPIADQPRFRGRKEWPTQNVLAACGFDMKFTYALAGWEGTASDSKVLKSALSRDDRLKIPKGKFYLGDAGFMLKHALITPYRGVRYHLKEFAGREPENAYELFNLRHSSLRNVIERSFGVLKKRFAIIAGGTEPYYDIEVMVDIVLACIILHNFLMGVDPDQHLISQVDRELQNNNPEATNEEREEVNEDYRRGAALRDNMAAQMWADYQMER